Proteins encoded together in one Kingella oralis window:
- a CDS encoding adenylosuccinate synthase, with protein sequence MAQNVVVIGAQWGDEGKGKIVDWLAEQATGVVRFQGGHNAGHTLVVNGKKTILRLIPSGILHEKLDCFIGSGVVLSPEALLGEIDELNAAGVPNVEQRLKIADTAPLILSYHIALDQAREQSKGDKKIGTTGRGIGPAYEDKVARRAVRVGDLLNMDAVAEKVRANLALYNAQLVHLHGAAAIAFDDVMNQINSFRARILPMIADVPRTLYDKNQRGERLLFEGAQGTLLDIDYGTYPFVTSSNCLAGAASAGAGVPPQMLQYVLGIVKAYTTRVGGGPFPTELFDDIGAGLAERGNEFGSVTGRPRRCGWFDAAALKRSIQINGITGMCITKLDVMDGMDEVKICTGYTLPDGSTTDILPFGADAVSGCTPVYETMAGWQESTFGVQSYDALPDNAKKYLRRIEEVCGAPIAMVSTGPDREETILIQHPFA encoded by the coding sequence ATGGCACAAAACGTAGTTGTTATCGGCGCACAATGGGGCGACGAAGGCAAAGGCAAAATTGTGGACTGGCTGGCGGAGCAAGCCACGGGCGTGGTTCGCTTTCAAGGCGGGCACAACGCGGGGCACACGCTGGTGGTGAACGGCAAAAAAACCATATTGCGCCTGATTCCCAGCGGCATTTTGCATGAAAAGCTGGACTGCTTTATCGGCTCGGGCGTGGTGCTCTCGCCCGAAGCGCTGCTCGGCGAGATTGATGAGCTTAACGCTGCGGGCGTGCCCAATGTGGAACAACGGCTGAAAATCGCCGACACCGCACCATTGATTTTGTCTTACCACATCGCGCTGGACCAAGCCCGCGAGCAATCCAAGGGCGACAAAAAAATCGGCACAACAGGGCGCGGCATTGGCCCTGCCTATGAAGACAAAGTGGCGCGGCGGGCGGTGCGCGTGGGCGATTTGCTGAACATGGATGCGGTTGCCGAAAAAGTACGCGCCAATTTGGCGTTGTATAACGCGCAACTGGTGCATTTGCACGGCGCGGCGGCGATTGCGTTTGACGATGTGATGAACCAAATCAATAGCTTTCGCGCGCGCATTTTGCCGATGATTGCCGATGTGCCGCGCACGCTGTACGACAAAAACCAACGCGGCGAACGCCTGCTGTTTGAAGGCGCGCAAGGCACGCTGCTGGATATTGATTACGGCACTTATCCGTTTGTAACGTCATCCAACTGCTTGGCGGGCGCGGCATCGGCGGGCGCGGGCGTGCCGCCGCAAATGCTGCAATATGTGCTGGGCATCGTGAAAGCCTACACCACGCGCGTGGGCGGCGGGCCGTTCCCCACCGAGCTGTTTGACGACATTGGCGCGGGCTTGGCAGAGCGCGGCAACGAGTTTGGCTCGGTAACGGGCAGACCGCGCCGCTGCGGCTGGTTTGATGCCGCCGCGCTCAAACGCTCCATCCAAATCAACGGCATCACGGGGATGTGCATCACCAAATTAGACGTGATGGACGGCATGGACGAAGTGAAAATCTGCACGGGCTACACCTTGCCCGATGGCAGCACCACCGACATCCTGCCCTTTGGCGCAGATGCGGTTTCAGGCTGCACGCCCGTTTACGAAACGATGGCAGGCTGGCAGGAATCCACCTTTGGCGTGCAATCGTATGACGCGCTGCCCGACAACGCCAAAAAATACCTGCGGCGGATTGAAGAAGTGTGCGGCGCGCCGATTGCGATGGTGTCCACAGGGCCCGATAGGGAAGAGACGATTTTGATTCAGCATCCGTTTGCGTGA
- a CDS encoding CBU_0592 family membrane protein — translation MLSLAAHIIGFAGMGCVVLAFWLVVSEKWKPTSLSYNLLNGLGAVLLILSLCVHFNLGSFVIEIFWIAISAMGIAKHCKRQRQPENE, via the coding sequence ATGCTGAGTCTTGCTGCGCATATCATCGGCTTTGCGGGTATGGGCTGCGTGGTGTTGGCGTTTTGGCTGGTGGTGAGCGAAAAATGGAAGCCCACTTCGCTGTCGTATAACTTGCTCAACGGCTTGGGCGCGGTGCTGCTGATTTTGAGCCTGTGCGTGCATTTCAATTTGGGCTCGTTTGTGATTGAGATTTTTTGGATTGCGATTTCGGCGATGGGGATTGCAAAGCATTGCAAACGCCAAAGGCAGCCTGAAAACGAATGA
- a CDS encoding ATP phosphoribosyltransferase regulatory subunit, producing MQTWQLPEHIADILPERARQLESVKEQILAQFRTHGFELVQPPLMEYSRSLLTHIDDGLSLKTIRLADQITGWQLGIRADITPQVARIDAHLLMKNQGINRLCYSGSVLHAQPDGLLATREPIQTGAELYGCADTAADVEIIDLMMKTLKVGGLGNIILSLGHLGVFRAIAAAAQLGEAQSRQLLALMQDKDGNAVRRLAQQWQLDNIWIDALAALPELYGSRDVLDKARARLPQLTAVSQALDVLAQVCAAFPEQAVHIDLAEVRVDNYHTGLLYAAYTPDYHDAVARGGRYDGLGAYFGRSRPATGFSFDLRLFGAYLAASQRPEAVRVAQKDYAAAKNAVDKLRAQGVCVVVDYGLPDNSSSLKTLVQCNDEWKVE from the coding sequence ATGCAAACGTGGCAGCTTCCCGAACATATCGCCGACATTCTCCCCGAACGTGCGCGCCAACTAGAAAGCGTGAAAGAACAGATACTCGCCCAGTTCCGCACGCATGGCTTTGAGCTGGTGCAGCCGCCTTTGATGGAATACAGCCGCTCGCTGCTCACGCACATCGACGACGGCCTATCGCTGAAAACCATCCGCCTTGCCGACCAAATCACAGGCTGGCAGCTTGGCATCCGCGCCGACATCACGCCGCAAGTGGCGCGGATTGACGCGCATTTGTTGATGAAAAACCAAGGCATTAACCGCTTGTGCTATTCAGGCAGCGTGTTGCACGCCCAGCCCGATGGCTTGCTGGCAACGCGCGAGCCGATTCAAACGGGCGCGGAGTTATACGGCTGCGCGGATACCGCTGCCGATGTGGAAATTATTGATTTGATGATGAAAACGCTGAAAGTGGGCGGGCTGGGCAATATTATTTTGTCGCTGGGGCATTTGGGCGTGTTCCGCGCGATTGCAGCCGCCGCGCAGTTGGGCGAGGCGCAAAGCCGCCAGCTGCTCGCGCTGATGCAGGATAAAGATGGCAACGCGGTTCGCCGGTTGGCGCAACAATGGCAGTTGGACAACATTTGGATTGACGCGCTGGCGGCGCTGCCCGAGCTCTACGGCAGCCGCGATGTGTTGGACAAAGCCCGCGCACGGCTGCCGCAGCTGACCGCCGTGTCGCAGGCGTTGGATGTGCTGGCGCAGGTGTGCGCGGCGTTTCCCGAGCAGGCGGTGCATATTGATTTGGCGGAAGTGCGCGTGGACAACTACCACACGGGCTTGCTCTACGCCGCCTACACGCCCGATTACCACGACGCGGTGGCGCGCGGCGGGCGCTACGACGGCTTGGGCGCATACTTTGGGCGCAGCCGCCCCGCCACGGGGTTTAGCTTTGATTTGCGCTTGTTTGGCGCGTATCTGGCCGCCAGCCAACGCCCCGAAGCGGTGCGCGTGGCGCAGAAAGATTATGCGGCGGCGAAAAATGCGGTGGATAAATTGCGCGCGCAAGGCGTGTGCGTGGTGGTGGATTATGGCTTGCCCGACAATTCGAGCAGCCTGAAAACGCTGGTTCAATGTAATGATGAATGGAAAGTAGAATAA
- the proB gene encoding glutamate 5-kinase: MTHPTLSQAKLIVVKVGSSLVTAEGRGIDQTALDNWATQIAAIKRSGTNVILVSSGAIAEGVKRLGWAKRPTALNELQAAAAVGQMGIAQAYEHAFSAHRLNTAQILLTHEDLSDRTRYLNARSTLQTLLAQNIVPVINENDTVTTAEIKLGDNDTLGALVTNLVDADALVILTDQRGLYDSDPRKNPQAQFISQISAAHPDLESMAGGAGTGVGTGGMYTKVLAAKRAALSGANTVVASGREPDVLVRLCAGESIGTLFTSEFSRVNARKQWLLGHIQISGSIVVDAGAETALQQSRSSLLPVGCVRVNGHFQRGELIAIVNGAGKEIARGLSNYSSAEAEKILRCHADEIAAKLGYAHEDELVHRDNMAHW; this comes from the coding sequence ATGACCCATCCCACCCTATCCCAAGCCAAGCTCATCGTTGTGAAAGTCGGTTCCAGCCTCGTAACCGCCGAGGGGCGCGGCATCGACCAAACCGCGCTGGATAACTGGGCAACGCAAATCGCCGCCATCAAACGCAGCGGCACCAACGTGATACTGGTATCCAGCGGCGCGATTGCCGAGGGCGTGAAACGGCTGGGCTGGGCAAAGCGTCCCACCGCGTTAAACGAGCTGCAAGCCGCCGCCGCCGTGGGGCAAATGGGCATCGCGCAAGCCTATGAACACGCGTTTTCCGCGCACCGGCTCAACACCGCGCAAATCCTGCTCACGCACGAAGATTTAAGCGACCGCACGCGCTATCTCAACGCCCGCAGCACGCTGCAAACGCTGCTGGCGCAGAATATCGTGCCCGTGATTAACGAAAACGACACCGTAACCACCGCCGAAATCAAGCTGGGCGACAACGACACGCTCGGCGCGCTGGTTACCAATCTGGTGGATGCCGACGCGCTGGTGATTCTCACCGACCAGCGCGGTTTATACGACAGCGATCCGCGCAAAAACCCGCAAGCGCAGTTTATCAGCCAAATTTCCGCCGCCCATCCCGATTTGGAAAGCATGGCGGGCGGCGCGGGCACAGGCGTGGGCACGGGCGGGATGTACACCAAAGTGTTGGCGGCAAAACGCGCGGCATTGAGCGGCGCCAACACCGTGGTCGCCTCGGGGCGCGAGCCTGATGTGTTGGTGCGGCTGTGCGCGGGCGAGAGCATCGGCACGCTGTTCACCAGCGAATTCAGCCGCGTGAATGCGCGCAAACAATGGCTGCTGGGGCATATCCAAATTTCAGGTAGCATCGTGGTGGATGCGGGCGCAGAAACCGCGTTGCAACAAAGCCGCAGCAGCTTGCTGCCCGTGGGCTGCGTGCGCGTGAACGGGCATTTTCAGCGCGGCGAACTCATCGCCATTGTGAACGGCGCGGGCAAGGAAATCGCGCGCGGGTTGAGCAATTACAGCAGCGCCGAAGCGGAGAAAATCCTGCGCTGCCATGCCGACGAAATCGCCGCCAAACTGGGCTACGCGCACGAAGACGAGCTGGTGCATCGAGACAATATGGCGCATTGGTGA
- a CDS encoding flavoprotein: protein MKTVQEIRFENFELLIKEAGTIAELARKTGYDKPAYLYQLRAQVVKPNGKALQLGRRVALRLEQGMNKPAGWMDIDHASEPALAAVAVSGSLKSTGNRVGVALTSPESAVYGAAVIRALLIAGKQVCLAFNDAAERAFAQTGIALDDAAAVRKHFYATEAQLSFADEHLSPFALNAVVVPAARGGSLALIANGATQSPAARMAELALATKRPVVIAPCEAVLSAAQLHNLQTLSAQGAVILPVSAAASAEQAEFLTTCVLAQLGLQ, encoded by the coding sequence ATGAAAACTGTACAAGAAATTCGTTTTGAAAACTTTGAATTGTTGATTAAAGAAGCGGGCACGATTGCCGAATTGGCGCGCAAAACGGGCTACGACAAGCCTGCGTATTTGTATCAGCTGCGCGCGCAAGTGGTGAAACCCAACGGCAAGGCGCTACAATTGGGCAGACGCGTGGCGTTGCGCTTGGAGCAGGGCATGAACAAGCCCGCGGGCTGGATGGATATTGACCACGCCAGCGAACCCGCTTTGGCGGCCGTTGCGGTGTCAGGCAGCCTGAAATCAACCGGCAACAGAGTGGGCGTGGCATTGACTTCGCCCGAAAGCGCGGTTTACGGCGCGGCGGTGATTCGTGCGCTGCTGATCGCGGGCAAACAAGTTTGCCTGGCGTTTAACGATGCAGCGGAGCGCGCGTTTGCGCAAACGGGCATTGCGCTGGACGACGCGGCGGCGGTGCGCAAACATTTTTATGCGACCGAAGCGCAACTGAGTTTTGCCGATGAGCATTTGTCGCCTTTCGCTTTGAATGCGGTGGTAGTGCCTGCGGCGCGTGGCGGCAGCTTGGCTTTGATTGCCAACGGCGCCACCCAATCGCCCGCCGCGCGCATGGCGGAATTGGCGTTGGCAACCAAACGCCCTGTGGTGATTGCGCCTTGCGAAGCGGTGCTTTCCGCGGCGCAGTTGCACAATCTGCAAACTTTGTCGGCGCAAGGCGCGGTGATTTTGCCCGTTTCGGCAGCCGCTTCTGCGGAGCAGGCCGAGTTCTTGACGACTTGCGTGTTGGCGCAACTGGGTTTGCAATAA
- a CDS encoding YqgE/AlgH family protein, translating to MNLANHFLLAMPNLEDSLFSGSLIYLCEHGENGAMGVIVNKPSPVTMNVVFAAIGKDTPARFKNQYVMMGGPMQTERGFVLHTPIGNWDSSLSITDSIALTTSRDIIEGLHQDDEIQGAVLTIGYSGWSAGQLEQEIAQNSWLTVPADPHILFGIPPEERYAAAFGKLGIRRENFAGAMGHA from the coding sequence ATGAACCTAGCCAACCATTTTCTGCTTGCCATGCCCAATCTTGAAGATTCCTTATTTTCAGGCAGCCTGATTTACCTGTGCGAACACGGCGAAAACGGCGCAATGGGCGTTATCGTGAACAAACCTTCGCCTGTAACCATGAACGTGGTGTTCGCCGCCATCGGCAAAGACACGCCCGCGCGCTTTAAAAACCAATATGTGATGATGGGCGGCCCGATGCAAACCGAGCGCGGCTTCGTGCTGCACACGCCCATCGGCAACTGGGACAGCAGTTTGAGCATCACCGACAGCATCGCGCTCACCACCTCGCGCGACATCATCGAAGGCCTACACCAAGACGACGAAATCCAAGGCGCAGTGCTCACCATCGGCTATTCCGGTTGGAGCGCGGGGCAGCTTGAACAAGAAATCGCGCAAAACTCGTGGCTCACCGTGCCCGCCGACCCGCATATTCTGTTCGGCATCCCGCCCGAAGAACGCTATGCCGCCGCGTTCGGCAAACTGGGCATCCGCCGCGAAAACTTTGCCGGAGCGATGGGTCATGCCTGA
- the ruvX gene encoding Holliday junction resolvase RuvX produces the protein MPDFAAPASGGCLAFDFGETRIGAAQGDCRIRIAHPIATITGNSNDEKFARIAALIQEWQPENLIVGLPVHIDGSEHALTRLARKFGHRLNGRFRLPVYWVDERLSSVYAEELLRENGVRGRKQKPVLDQVAAQAILQSFFDNGAVDFFDRQADAGGSDKPEAA, from the coding sequence ATGCCTGATTTTGCCGCGCCCGCCAGCGGCGGCTGCCTTGCCTTCGACTTCGGCGAAACGCGCATCGGCGCAGCGCAAGGCGATTGCCGCATCCGCATCGCCCACCCCATCGCCACGATTACCGGCAACAGCAACGATGAAAAATTCGCCCGCATCGCCGCGCTGATTCAAGAATGGCAGCCTGAAAACCTGATTGTCGGCCTGCCCGTGCACATCGACGGCAGCGAACACGCGCTCACCCGGCTCGCCCGCAAATTCGGGCATCGCCTGAACGGGCGTTTCAGGCTGCCCGTGTATTGGGTGGACGAACGGCTATCGTCGGTTTACGCCGAAGAGCTGTTGCGCGAAAACGGCGTTCGCGGGCGCAAACAAAAGCCCGTGCTGGACCAAGTTGCCGCGCAAGCCATTTTGCAAAGTTTTTTTGATAACGGCGCGGTAGATTTTTTTGACCGCCAAGCAGATGCGGGCGGCAGCGACAAGCCAGAGGCAGCCTGA
- the fabI gene encoding enoyl-ACP reductase FabI: MTMLQGKKILITGMISERSIAYGIAKACHEQGAELAFTYVVDKLEERVRKLAAEFNSELVFRCDVQSDEEIAQTFASLGKHWDGLDGLVHAIAFAPKEALNGDFLDSINREAFNIAHEVSAYSLPALAKAARPMMRGRNASILALTYLGAVRAIPNYNVMGMAKASLEAGIRFTASCLGKDGIRCNGISAGPIKTLAASGIADFSKLLAHVAAQNPLRRNVTIEEVGNTAAFLLSDLASGITGEITYVDGGYSINALNDGDE; the protein is encoded by the coding sequence ATGACCATGTTGCAAGGCAAAAAAATCCTGATTACAGGTATGATTTCCGAGCGCTCCATCGCCTATGGCATCGCCAAAGCCTGCCACGAACAAGGCGCGGAACTCGCGTTCACTTATGTTGTCGACAAACTGGAAGAGCGCGTGCGCAAACTCGCCGCCGAATTCAATTCCGAACTCGTGTTCCGCTGCGACGTGCAAAGCGACGAAGAAATCGCGCAAACGTTTGCCAGCTTGGGCAAGCATTGGGATGGCTTGGATGGCTTGGTGCACGCCATTGCCTTTGCGCCCAAAGAAGCCCTGAACGGCGATTTTTTAGACAGCATCAACCGCGAAGCCTTTAACATCGCCCACGAAGTTTCCGCATACAGCCTGCCCGCGCTTGCCAAAGCCGCACGCCCGATGATGCGCGGGCGCAACGCCTCCATCTTGGCATTGACTTACCTTGGCGCAGTGCGCGCGATTCCCAATTACAACGTGATGGGTATGGCAAAAGCCAGCTTGGAAGCAGGCATCCGCTTCACCGCATCCTGCTTGGGTAAAGACGGCATCCGCTGCAACGGCATTTCCGCCGGCCCCATCAAAACCTTGGCGGCATCGGGCATCGCCGATTTCAGCAAGCTGCTGGCGCACGTTGCCGCGCAAAACCCGTTGCGCCGCAATGTAACCATCGAAGAAGTGGGCAACACCGCCGCATTCTTGCTGTCTGACCTCGCATCGGGCATCACCGGCGAAATCACTTATGTGGACGGCGGTTACAGCATCAACGCGCTCAACGACGGCGACGAATAA
- the dinB gene encoding DNA polymerase IV, translated as MTSPRKIIHIDMDAFYASVELREQPHLRGKPVVVAWDGARSVICAASYEARKYGLRSAMAVATAKRLCPHAVFIPPQFALYRQVSRQIHQIFRLHTDLIEPLALDEAYLDVTCNKQNIAYARDIALAIRAEIHRQTGLTASAGIAPNKFLAKIASDWRKPNGQFVIAPQNVNAFLHTLPLGKISGVGKKTLAKLNAQGWRTVGDLQRVPLGMLINLFGRWGYRLHDLAHGVDNRPVEPERERVQISTEITLPDDLPLGQIVRHIPDLARDLAQQMQRRHTIGQTLTLKLKTSDFRTLTRSQTYSSALPSAQTLIQAAQQLAKRMPSEHEYRLIGIGISHLQDENRQPELPELAFQAASAE; from the coding sequence ATGACCTCTCCACGCAAAATCATCCATATAGACATGGACGCGTTCTACGCATCGGTAGAACTGCGCGAACAGCCCCACCTGCGCGGCAAGCCCGTTGTGGTGGCGTGGGACGGCGCGCGCTCGGTGATTTGCGCCGCCTCGTATGAAGCCCGCAAATACGGCTTGCGCTCCGCCATGGCGGTCGCCACCGCCAAACGCCTGTGCCCGCATGCCGTTTTTATCCCGCCGCAATTCGCGCTCTACCGCCAAGTCTCCCGGCAAATCCACCAAATTTTCAGGCTGCATACCGACCTTATCGAACCGCTCGCGCTGGACGAAGCCTATTTGGACGTAACCTGCAACAAGCAAAACATCGCATACGCCCGCGACATCGCCCTCGCCATCCGCGCCGAAATCCACCGCCAAACGGGGCTAACCGCTTCCGCAGGCATCGCGCCCAACAAATTTCTCGCCAAAATTGCCTCCGATTGGCGCAAGCCCAACGGGCAATTTGTGATTGCGCCGCAAAATGTGAACGCGTTTTTGCACACCCTGCCGCTGGGCAAAATATCGGGCGTGGGCAAAAAAACGCTCGCCAAGCTCAACGCCCAAGGCTGGCGCACCGTGGGTGATTTGCAGCGCGTGCCGCTGGGCATGCTCATCAACCTGTTCGGCAGATGGGGCTACCGCTTGCACGACCTCGCGCACGGCGTGGACAACCGCCCCGTCGAGCCCGAGCGCGAGCGCGTGCAAATCTCCACTGAAATCACTCTGCCCGACGATTTGCCGCTGGGCCAAATCGTCCGCCACATTCCCGATTTGGCGCGGGACTTGGCGCAGCAGATGCAACGCCGCCACACCATCGGGCAAACGCTCACGCTCAAACTCAAAACCAGCGACTTTCGCACGCTCACCCGTTCGCAAACCTATTCGTCCGCCCTGCCCAGCGCGCAAACCCTGATTCAGGCTGCCCAACAGCTCGCCAAGCGCATGCCCAGCGAACACGAATACCGCCTCATCGGCATCGGCATCAGTCACCTGCAAGACGAAAACCGGCAGCCTGAATTGCCCGAACTGGCGTTTCAGGCTGCCTCGGCAGAGTAA
- a CDS encoding tetratricopeptide repeat protein produces MSYSLKNLQLNTAFAHIEKGNYKAAAPIIRRFAEQGDVDAQYQLAFMYEQGLGVKTDFAAAAKWYHAAAEQGDAAAQMNIATLYEDGLDGLPQDYAAALKWYGAAFEQGEWDAANSLARLYAEGLGVPQDYAKAVQYWQAAAEQDDDEALYNLGVCYDDGLGVKSDYARAAQYYRQAAELGNSDAMVNLAMLYQEGYGVEKDEAVAAQWFRQAAELGDADGQLNLGLSYAEGSGVECDYREAQKWWRLAAEQGNKEAVRALTALDKLLQGES; encoded by the coding sequence ATGTCGTACTCGCTGAAAAATCTGCAACTCAACACCGCGTTCGCGCACATTGAAAAGGGCAACTACAAAGCCGCCGCGCCCATCATCCGCCGCTTTGCCGAGCAGGGCGATGTGGACGCGCAATATCAGTTGGCGTTTATGTATGAGCAAGGCTTGGGCGTGAAAACCGACTTTGCCGCCGCCGCCAAGTGGTACCACGCCGCCGCCGAGCAGGGCGATGCGGCCGCGCAAATGAACATCGCCACGCTCTACGAAGACGGGCTGGACGGGCTGCCGCAGGATTACGCCGCCGCGCTCAAATGGTACGGCGCGGCTTTTGAGCAGGGCGAATGGGATGCCGCCAATTCGCTGGCGCGCTTATACGCTGAAGGGCTGGGCGTGCCACAAGATTACGCCAAAGCGGTGCAATACTGGCAGGCCGCCGCCGAGCAAGACGACGATGAGGCCTTGTATAACTTGGGCGTGTGCTACGACGACGGCTTGGGCGTGAAAAGCGATTACGCCCGCGCCGCGCAGTATTACCGGCAAGCCGCCGAGCTGGGCAACAGCGATGCGATGGTGAATTTGGCGATGCTTTACCAAGAAGGCTACGGCGTGGAAAAAGACGAAGCCGTTGCCGCGCAATGGTTTCGCCAAGCCGCCGAGCTGGGCGATGCCGATGGGCAGTTGAACTTGGGCTTGTCCTACGCCGAAGGCTCGGGCGTTGAATGCGATTACCGAGAAGCGCAAAAATGGTGGCGGCTCGCCGCCGAGCAAGGCAACAAAGAAGCCGTCCGCGCGCTGACGGCGTTGGACAAACTGCTTCAAGGCGAAAGTTGA
- the nrdB gene encoding class Ia ribonucleoside-diphosphate reductase subunit beta has translation MQYSTFPKTPNNALLEPMFLGQPVNVARYDQQKYETFEKLIEKQISFFWRPEEVDLSRDRIDYANLPEHEKHIFISNLKYQTLLDSIQGRSPNVGLLPLVSLPELETWIETWSFFETIHSRSYTHIIRNIVNDPSVVFDDIVQNEYIIARAEDIACYYDDLIEYTQYFNLLGVGEHRVNGKTIVVSERELKKKLYLCLMCVNVLEAIRFYVSFACSFAFAERELMEGNAKIIKLIARDEALHLTSTQHMLNLMRGGAEGAEWAEIAAELQNECFELFKKAAEQEKEWAEYLFKDGSMIGLNKDILCQYVEYITNARMLAVGLQPAFEKATQNPIPWINTWLSSDNVQVAPQEVEISSYLIGQIDAEVKTEDLEDFEL, from the coding sequence ATGCAATACAGCACCTTCCCCAAAACCCCCAACAACGCCCTGCTGGAACCGATGTTCCTCGGGCAGCCGGTCAACGTTGCCCGCTACGACCAACAAAAATACGAAACCTTTGAAAAACTGATTGAAAAGCAAATCTCGTTTTTCTGGCGGCCCGAAGAAGTGGACTTATCGCGCGACCGCATCGACTACGCCAACCTGCCCGAACACGAAAAACACATCTTCATCAGCAATCTGAAATACCAAACCCTGTTGGACAGCATCCAAGGGCGCAGCCCCAATGTTGGGCTGCTGCCGCTCGTTTCCCTGCCCGAGCTGGAAACTTGGATTGAAACCTGGTCGTTTTTTGAAACCATCCACAGCCGCAGCTACACCCACATCATCCGCAACATCGTGAACGACCCCTCCGTCGTGTTTGACGACATCGTGCAAAACGAATACATCATCGCACGCGCCGAAGACATCGCCTGCTACTACGACGACTTGATTGAATACACCCAATATTTCAACCTGTTGGGCGTAGGCGAGCATCGGGTAAACGGCAAAACCATCGTCGTGTCCGAGCGAGAATTAAAGAAAAAACTTTACCTCTGCCTGATGTGCGTGAACGTGCTGGAAGCCATCCGCTTTTACGTTTCCTTCGCCTGCTCGTTCGCCTTTGCCGAGCGCGAGCTGATGGAAGGCAACGCCAAAATCATCAAGCTCATCGCCCGCGACGAAGCGCTGCATCTCACCAGCACGCAACACATGCTCAACTTGATGCGCGGCGGCGCGGAAGGCGCGGAATGGGCGGAAATTGCCGCCGAGCTGCAAAACGAATGCTTCGAACTCTTCAAAAAAGCCGCCGAGCAAGAAAAAGAATGGGCAGAATATCTGTTTAAAGACGGCAGCATGATAGGCTTGAACAAAGACATCCTGTGCCAATACGTTGAATACATCACCAACGCCCGCATGCTTGCCGTGGGCTTGCAGCCGGCGTTTGAAAAAGCCACGCAAAACCCGATTCCGTGGATTAACACCTGGCTCTCGTCCGACAACGTGCAAGTTGCGCCGCAGGAAGTGGAAATTTCGTCTTACCTTATCGGGCAAATTGACGCCGAAGTTAAAACCGAAGATTTGGAAGACTTTGAACTATAA
- a CDS encoding ferredoxin--NADP reductase translates to MAAYNTQKVLTVHHWTDAYFSFTCTRDESLRFENGQFVMIGVMGDNGKPIMRAYSIASPNWEEHLEFFSIKVQDGPLTSRLQHIKVGDDIFISKKPTGTLIASDLNEGGKHLYLLSTGTGLAPFLSITRDPDIYEQFEKVILVHGVRHKQDLAYYDHFTRDLPNHEFLGDMVREKLIYYPVVSREPFEHHGRLTDLMKSGKLFDDIGLPPINPKDDRAMLCGSMPMNADTSAILDSFGLVASPKTGVRGDYLIERAFVEQ, encoded by the coding sequence ATGGCAGCATACAACACCCAAAAAGTCCTCACCGTACACCATTGGACCGATGCCTATTTCAGCTTCACCTGCACGCGCGACGAAAGCCTGCGCTTTGAAAACGGGCAATTCGTGATGATTGGCGTGATGGGCGACAACGGCAAACCCATCATGCGCGCATACAGCATCGCCAGCCCCAACTGGGAAGAACATTTAGAATTTTTCAGCATCAAAGTGCAAGACGGCCCGCTCACCAGCCGCCTGCAACATATAAAAGTGGGCGACGACATCTTCATCAGCAAAAAACCCACAGGCACGCTCATCGCCAGCGACCTCAACGAAGGCGGCAAACACCTTTATCTACTCTCCACCGGCACAGGGCTCGCCCCATTTTTAAGCATCACGCGCGACCCCGATATTTACGAGCAATTTGAAAAAGTGATTTTGGTGCACGGCGTGCGCCACAAACAAGATTTAGCCTATTACGACCACTTCACACGCGATTTGCCCAACCACGAATTTCTCGGCGACATGGTGCGCGAAAAACTGATTTACTACCCCGTCGTCTCGCGCGAACCCTTTGAACACCACGGGCGTTTAACCGACCTGATGAAAAGCGGCAAACTGTTTGACGACATCGGCTTGCCCCCCATCAACCCCAAAGACGACCGCGCCATGCTCTGCGGCAGCATGCCGATGAACGCCGACACTTCCGCCATACTAGATAGCTTCGGCTTGGTCGCCTCCCCCAAAACAGGCGTGCGCGGCGATTATCTGATTGAACGCGCCTTTGTAGAACAATAA